The nucleotide sequence GTCGAGCACGACGCCCGAGCCCGCGCCGTCCTGCGCGGGGCGGGTGGAGAGCGCCTCGTGGCGCTCGGGGTCGAACGGCTGACCGGCCGGGTCGAAGCCCTCTACGCCGGCGCGCGCCAGCACGCCGACGAGCTCGGAGTGCACGAGCCGCACGCCGTCGGACAGGTGCTCCTCCCCGGGCTGCGCGCTGCCGAGTGCGCGCTCGAGGTTGTCCAGCACCGGCAGCAGCTCGCGCACGAGCCCGGCCTTGGCACGCTCGCCCGCGGCGGCGGCCTCGCGCGCGGCGCGCTTGCGATAGTTCTCGAAGTCCGCCTGGGCCCGGCGGGCGAGATCGAGGTACTCGTCCCGCTCGCGCTGGGCACGCGCGAGCGGATCCGCCTCGTCCTCGTCCTCCTCGGCGTCGGGCTCCGCCAGCGGGCCGGACGCCTCACGGGCCGCCTTCGCCCCCGGCTCGGGCTCGGGGGTGTGCCCCTCGAGCCCCCCCGGCCGCCGCGCCGCGGTGTCGTGCTCGGCCTCGGCGGCGGGATCGCCGCTGCCGGCGGGCTCGGCGGGGTCGGCCTCGTGCGGGAGCGGGCGCTCTCGTTCGCTCATCGCTTGTCGTCCCCGTCCACGACCTCGGCGTCCACGACCTCCTCCTCGGCGGAACCCTCGGCGTCGCCGGCGCCGTTCGCGCCGTCGCCGCCGGACTGCTGCTCGGCAGCCGCGGCATAGATCTGCTCGGAGACCTTGTGGAAGGCCGCCTGCAGCGCCTCGGTCTTGCTCCGCAGCAGCGCCGGGTCCTCGGACTCGAGGTTGTCGCGCACGTCCTTGATGGCGGCCTCGATCTCGTCCTTGGCGGAGGCGTCGATCTGCTCCTCCATCTCCTTGACCTGCCGCTCGGCCTGGTAGGCCGCGTTCTCGGCCTGGTTGCGCGCCTCCACCAGATCGCGCTGGCGCCGGTCGTCGTCGGCGTGCGCCTCGGCGTCCTTGACCATGCGCTCGATCTCGTCCTCGGCCAGGCCGGAGCCCGCCTTGATCTCGATCTTCTGCTCCTTGCCGGTGCCCAGGTCCTTCGCGCCCACGCCGAGGATGCCGTTGGCGTCGATGTCGAAGGTCACCTCGATCTGCGGGATGCCCCGCGGGGCGGGCGGGATGCCGGTGAGCTGGAACTTGCCGAGCGACTTGTTGTAGGCCGCCATCTCACGCTCGCCCTGGAGGACGTGCACCTCCACCGAGGGCTGGTTGTCCTCGGCCGTGGAGAAGATCTCCGACTTGCGCGTGGGGATGGTGGTGTTGCGCTCGATGAGCTTGGTCATCACGCCACCCTTGGTCTCGATGCCGAGGGTGAGCGGGGTGACGTCGAGCAGCAGGACGTCCTTCACGTCGCCCGCGAGCACGCCCGCCTGGATGGCGGCGCCCACGGCCACGACCTCGTCCGGGTTGACGCCGCGGTGCGGGTCCTTGCCGGTGAGCTCCTTGACCTTCTCCTGGACCGCGGGCATGCGGGTCATGCCGCCTACGAGCACCACGTGGTCGATGCCGCTGCCGCCGGCAGCGCCGGCGTCGGACAGCGCCTGCTTGGTGGGGCCCACGACGCGGTCGATGAGGTCGGCCGTGAGCTCGTTGAGCTTGGAGCGGGTGAGCCGCAGGTCGAGGTGCTTGGGCACGGACTCGACCGCGGTGATGAACGGGAGGTTGAGCTGGGTCTCCTGCGCGGCGGAGAGCTCGACCTTGGCCTTCTCCGCCGCCTCGTACAGGCGCTGGAGGGCCATCTTGTCCTTGGAGAGGTCCACGCCCTGGTCGCGCTTGAACTCGGCCACGAGGTGGTCGACGACCGCCTTGTCGAAGTTGTCGCCGCCGAGGTGGTTGTCCCCCGCCGTGGCCTTGACCTCGAACACGCCGTCGCCGATCTCGAGCACCGACACGTCGAACGTGCCGCCGCCGAGGTCGAAGACGAGGATCGTCTGGTCGCTCTCCTTGTCGAGCCCGTACGCGAGCGCTGCCGCGGTGGGCTCGTTGATGATGCGCTTGACGTCCAGCCCCGCGACCTTGCCGGCGTCCTTCGTGGCCTGGCGCTGGTCGTCGTTGAAGTAGGCCGGGACGGTGATGACGGCGCTGTCGACGGTGTCGCCGAGGTAGGCCTCGGCATCCGCCTTCAGCTTCTGGAGGATCATCGCGCTGATCTCCGGCGGCGAGTGCTCCTTGCCACCGGCCTGCACGCGCGCGTCGCCGTTGGGCCCGGCGATCACCTGGTAGGGGACGATCTTCTCCTCCTCGCGCACCTCGGCCTCCTTGCGGCCCATGAAGCGCTTGATCGAGAAGACCGTGTTCTCCGGGTTGGTGACGGCCTGGCGCTTGGCGGTCGTGCCTACGAGGCGCTCGCCGCTCTGGGAGAACGCGACGACGGACGGCGTGGTGCGCGCGCCCTCGGCGTTCTCGACGACGGTCGGCTCGCCGCCCTCGAGCACCGCCATGCACGAGTTGGTCGTGCCGAGATCGATGCCGATGGTCTTGCCCATGTTGGGTGTGCCTCCTGGCTTCAGGTTCTGGTGAAAGAAATCTGAGTGTCAGTGTGGCAGATCATGTGCCGACCGCCAACCCCGGTCGGGGTGCTGGGCAATCCGCGCTGCGGCGGCCGGGGTGCAACGGCGCCGTGTGGTGGACCAGCAGCGCCCGTGCGAGCACCTCCCTCGATGCCGATCCGGCACCGCGTCGTCCACCGGCGCGCCGGCACCAAGCGCCGAACGATGCGGCCGCGGGGTCAGGTCTCCGGCAGGGGCTGCGGCGGGCGCAGACGGGGGACGAGCTCCACGGCCACGATCGCCGCGAGGATGAGGGCGGCGCCCGCCCACGAGACGGCCGACAGGCGCTCGTCCGCCAGCAGCCAGCCGAACAGGCCGGCGAACGCCGGCTCGGACGCGAGGATGAGCGCCGTGCGCGCCGGCGGCGCGTGCTGCTGGGCGTAGGTCTGCACGAAGAAGCCGAGAGCACTGGCCACCAGCGATGTCACCAGCAGCGCCGACCAGACCGTCCAGCCGCTCGGCGCCTGGACGTCCCCGGCCACCCCGGCCACCGCGAGGCACACGAAGCCGCACACGCCGAGCTGCACGGCCAGCAGCGCGCCCACGTCGTGCTCGGCCACCGCCCGCGCGGTCACGAGGATGTGGGCGGCGAATGCGATCGCGCAGAGGAACACCAGGCCGTCGCCGCGCAGGTCGAGGTCGCTGCCGGCCCCCGACAGCAGGTACAGGCCGAGCGCGGACACAGCGGCCGCCGCCCACCCGACCGGCGTGATGCGGTCGCGCAGGAACACCGCTCCCATCAATGGCGTGAGCACCACGAACAGGCCGGTGATGAAGCCGGCGTTGGACGCGGTGGTCTCCTCCAGGCCGAGCGTCTGGCAGACGTAGCCGGCCGTGAGGAAGACGCCCATCAGCAGCCCGGCGCGCCAGCCCGCGGCCGGCAGGGCGCGCAGCCGCTTCCGGAAGATCAGCGCCACCAGCAGCGCGGCGGGCACGAAGCGGTAGCCGAGGAACGCCATCGTGGGCAGCAGCTCGATGGCGTCCTGGACCATCACGAACGTCAGGCCCCAGACGGAGGCGATCCCCACGAGCGCGGTCTCCGCGCCGCGCTCTCGGCTCACGCCTTCGCCGCCCGCCGCAGCTCGCGCCCGTACGGGCACATCCGCAGCAGCGGGCACTCGCCACAGCGAGGCGCCCGCGCGGTGCACGTACGCCGCCCGTGGCGGATGAGCAGCACGTGCAGCTCGTACGCGTCCTCCGGATCCGCGATCCGGAGCATGTCGTCGTGCATCTCGTCGAAGGACGCGCCTGGCCGGAACAGCCCCAGGCGCGCGCCCACGCGCGAGACGTGCGTGTCCACCGGGATGTCCGGCAGCCCGTACGAGAAGAGCAGCACGCACGCGGCCGTCTTGCGCCCCACGCCGGGCAGCGAGCACAGGTACGCGCGCGACTCCTCCAGCGGCGCGTGCTCGATCCAGGCGAGGTCGTCGTCCCCCAGCGCCCGCAGGATCTCCCGGATGCGGACGGCCTTGGTGGGCGCCAGCCCGCCCGGGCGGATGGCCTCCTCCAGCTCGATCACCGGCGCGTCGCGCACCTGGGCCCAGGTCGCGAAGCGGTCGCGCAGGCGCCCGTAGGCCACGTCGCGGTTGCGGTCGTTGGTGTTCTGCGAGAGCACCGTGAGCACGAGCTCGTCCAAGGGCGCGCGGTGGGGATCGAGCACGGGGCGCCCGTACTCGGACCGCAGGCGGTCGCGGATCGCGCGCACCCGGCGCTTGGTGGGTCGGTTCCACTCGGTGGCCATCGGGCGATGGATGGTATGAAGCGCGCCGTGCAGGGCGAGATCGACGGCACGGAGACCTTCTGGCACGAGGCGCGGGCACGCACGCCTGCGCCCGTCCTCTACGTGCACGGCGTGCCCACCAGCGGCGACGAGTGGCTGCCGTTCCTCGAGCGCACGGGAGGCGTGGCGCCGGACCTGCCCGGGTTCGGCCGCTCCGCCAAGCCGCACGCCTTCCGCTACTCGATCGACGGCTACCGGGAGTTCCTGCGCGCGTTCGTGTACGCGCGCGGGCTCGAGCGCTTCTCCCTGGTCGTGCACGACTGGGGGGCGGTGGGCCTGGCGCTGGCGCAGGCGGTCCCCGAGCGCGTGGAGCGGCTGGTGGTGATGAACGCGGTCCCGTTCCTGCCCGGCTACCGCTGGCACCGCATCGCCCGCGTGTGGCGGACGCCCGTGGCCGGTGAGCTGGCGATGGGGTCCACGCTCAAGCGGAGCTTTCGGCTGATCTCGCGCGAGTCCAACGTCACGCCCGGTCCGATGCCGCCGGAGTTCATCGACATGGTGTGGCGCCACTGGGACCAGGGCACGATGCGCGCCATCCTCAAGCTGTATCGCTCCGGGCCGCCCGCCGTGCTCGCCGCGGCGGGTGAGCGGCTGGGCGAGCTGCGCTGCCCGGCGCTCGTGCTATGGGGGGAGCAGGACCCCTACATCGGGGCGGAGTTCGCGCAGCGCTACGCCGACGCGCTCGGCGGCGACGCGCGCGTGGAGGTGCTCACCGACGCCGGGCACTGGCCGTGGATCGACCGGCCGGACGTGGTGGACACGGTCGCGGCATTCCTGGGCGCCCGGTAGGGTCGCGCCCTCATGGCGGCCCACTTCAGCGGCAAGGTCTGCGTGGTCACCGGCGCCGGCTCGGGGATAGGGCGCTCCACGGCCCTGCTATTCGCCAGGCTCGGCGCCAATGTGCACGTGGCGGAGCTCGACGAGGAGCGCGCTCGGGCCGTCGTCGCCGAGATCGAGGCGGCCGGCGGCAAGGCCACGGCACACGTCACCGACGTGACGGACGCAGCCGCCGTCGAGACGCTGGCCGAGGCGGTGTACGCGGCGAACGGCGCGGTGGACGTCCTCCACAACAACGCCGGCATCGGGCACGGCGGGCCGGTGGAGGAGACCACGCTCGAGGACTGGCAGCGCGTGATCGCCGTGAACCTGATGGGCGTCGTCCACGGCGTGCACTTCTTCGTGCCGCGGATGCTCGCCCAGGGCCGCCCCGCGCACATCGTCAACACCGCTTCGCTGGCCGGGCTCGTGGCGACTCCGGAGCTCGTCCCGTACGCAACCACCAAGCACGCCGTCGTGGGGCTGACCGAGTCGCTGAACGCGGAGCTCGCGGGCCGCGGGATCCACGTGAGCGCCATCTGCCCGGGGATAATCAACACGAACATCGTCGCCACGGCCACCATGCGGGGCGACCTCGGGCGGCGCCAGGGCCGGGCCGTCGAGTTCTACGAGCGCCGCGGCGCCTCGCCGGACGTGGTGGCCGAGGCCGTGGTGGACGCCGTGCGGCGCAAGCGCCTGATCCGCACCACCCCGCGCTGGCACGTGGCGCCGAGCTGGGCGATCCGCCGCCTCTCGCCGCGGCTGGGGCAGTTCGCCGCACGTGCCACCACACGCGCGACGACCCGGCTCACGGGCGGCTGAGACACCGAGCCGAGGAGCGGCGGCCCCTGAGCCTGGGGGCACCAGGTCGATGCTGCACCGGGGGGACTGAGCCGGCGGCAGCCGGGCGGCTTCCCTCGCCGTCCGGCTAGCCTTGTCCCATCGTGCTGCGGCTCTCCGCGTCCGCCCCGCCGCGGCCGGCCCCCCGCTCCCGGGCGCCTGAACCCGCCCCGGCGCCCGCCGCGCCGCGCAGCATCCCCTTCGAGCGCCTCGCGCCGGCGCTGGTCGCCGCCCTGCTCGCCGCCGTCTATCTGCTGGTCGAGCCGCGCACCGTGGACTTCGCCGCGCACGAGTTCCGGACCGACCTCTTCGCGCGCGAGGGCTTCACGCTCTGGAACGGCCAGTGGTACGGCGGGCACCACACGGTGGCCTACAGCGTGCTCTTCCCGCCGCTCGCGTGGCTGCTCTCACCCGCGCTCGTCGGCGCGGTTTCCGCCGTGGCGTCCGCCGCGCTGTTCGAGCCGCTCGCCCGCGGGCGCTGGGGCGAGCGAGCGCGCTGGGGAGCGCTGTGGTTCGGAGTGGGCAGCGCCACGCTGCTCTTCACCGGCCGCCTGCCGTTCGGGATGGGGGTGGCACTCGGGATCGCGGCGCTGCTCGCGCTCCAGCGCCGGCGGCCCGCGCTCGCCGCCGTGCTCGCCGTCCTGTGCTCGCTGGCGAGCCCCGTCGCCGGGCTCTTCCTCGCGCTGGCCGGCGTGGCGCTGGGCTTCGCCGGGCTGCGCCTGCCCGGCGAGGCGCCGCGCTCCGACGACCGAGCAGCCCGCCGCGACGGCGCCCTGATCGCCGCCGCGTCGCTCACCCCGCCGGTGCTGCTGGCGCTCGCGTTCCCGGAGGGCGGCCACGAGCCCTTCGTGCTCTCCGCCTTCCTGCCGTTGCCGCTGTTCGCGCTGGGCGCCGCCCTGCTGCTCCCGGCCCGCGAGCACGCGCTGCGGATCGGCGCCGCGCTGTACGGGCTCGCCGGCATCGCCGCCTGGTTGATCGAGACGCCCATGGGCGGCAACGCGGTCCGGCTGGGCGCCCTGTTCGGCGGTCCGGTCCTGCTCTGCGCGCTCGGCTGGTCGGGCTCCCCCCGCCGGCGCGCGCTGCTCGCCGCGGGCTTTCTCGCGCTCGCCGTCTGGCAGTGGTCGCCCGCGGTGCGCGACGTCGTGAAGTCGATCGAGGACCCCTCGGCCGAGGCCGCCTACTACGCGCCGCTGCTCGACTTCCTGCGCGAGCACCCGGGCGAGGGGCGGATCGAGATCCCCTTCACCCGCAGCCACTGGGAGGCGGCGGAGATCGCTCCCGAGTTCCCGCTGGCGCGCGGCTGGCAGCGGCAGCTCGACGTGGGGCGCAACCAGATCTTCTACGACGGCGTGCTCAACGACCTGACCTACGCCTCATGGCTCGCCGAGCACGGCGTGCGCTACGTGGCCCTCCCGAGCGCGAAGCCCGACTACAGCGCGTATGGCGAGCGCGCCCTCGTGGAGCGCGACCCCGGCTACCTGCGGGAGGTCTGGAGCTCGCAGCACTGGCGCGTGTACGAGGTGCTGCTGCCGCACCCGCTCGTGATCTCCGACCGCGACGCCGACATTCGCCTGGTGGAGATGAGATCGGACGAGTTCATCCTCGACGTGCGCGAGCCGGGCAGCGCGCTCGTGCGGGCCAGCTGGACGCCGTACTGGAAGGCGCACGGCGGCTGCGTGGAGCGCGATGGCGACTGGACGCGGGTCAGCGCGAGCGAAGCCGGCCGCCTGCGCGTGACCACGACCTTCTCGGTCGAACGGGTGGTGTCCCGTGGTCAGAGGTGCAGCAAACCGTAACCGCGGGCGCCCGCATGGCCGGTAAGCTGGCCGGATGAATCGGGCGTGGTACTGGAGCTCGCGGTGGCTCCCCCAGGGGTGGTTCGACGCACTCAGGCAGCTGGCGCTGTTCGCCGGCGCCTACTACCTCTACCGCATCGTCCGCGGCTTCACGGATGGCAGCGCCGACGTGGCATTCGACAACGCGCGCGACCTTGTGGCCATCGAGCGCAACATGGGGCTGTTCTTCGAGCCCGGCCTCCAGGACTGGGTTCAGGCCCATGCCACGGTGCTGCTGGACGGCGCCAACTGGATGTACGTGAACTCGCACTTCGTGGTCACCACCACGTTCCTGATCTGGCTCTACCTGTTCCGCAACGAGTCCTACTACTACGTGCGCAACCTCTTCATGATCGCCATGGGCCTGGCCCTGGTGGGCTACCTCGTCTACCCCACGGCGCCGCCGCGCTTCCTGCCCGAGTGGGGCTTCGAGGACTCCGTGGCCGCCTTCGTGGGAGAGGAGACCGCCAGCAGCGCCGGCGTCCTCTACAACCCCTACGCCGCGGTGCCCAGCATGCACGTGGCGTTCGCCCTCATGATCGCCATCCCCGCCATCCAGCTCGTGCGGTCGGCCGCGCTCAAGGCCGCCTGGGCCACCTACCCGCTCATCGTCACCTTCGTCGTGGTGGTCACCGCCAACCACTTCTGGCTCGACGCCGCCCTCGGCGTGGCCGTCGCGGCGGTGTCGGCCTGGGCGGCCAGTGCCGCGCTTGCCCGTGCGCGACCGCATGCGTGGGCCTGGCGCACGCAGGTCCAGGCCGAGGCATCGGCTTGACCGAGCCCGCGCAGGAGCCCGCCTCGCAGAGCGGGGCGGGACGGCGCCCGCGCGGGGGCGGGCGCAAGCCGGGCGAGATGCGCGCACTGGCCCGCAACCGCCTGATCGAGTCCCGCCTCACGCCCAACGCCATCTCGATGACCGGCCTGGTGCTCAACGTCGTGGCCGCCGTCCTCATCACCCAGCGCCTGTTCTTCCTCGCAGGCATCGCCTTCATCGTCGGCTCGGTGTGCGACACGCTGGACGGCCGCTACTCCCGCATGTCCGGTAAGGGCACGCCGTTCGGCGCCTTCCTCGACTCCACTCTCGACCGCGTGGAGGAGGGCATCGTGCTCGTCGCGGTGGCGGCCTACTTCGCCGCAGTCAAGCAGGATGACTTCGCCGTGGCCGCCGTGGTGGTCACGGTGCTCGGCTCGCTCATGGTCAGCTACACACGCGCACGCGCCGAGGCGCTCGGCGTCGAGTGCAAGGTGGGCGTGGCCACGCGCGCGGTCCGGGTGGTGATCCTCTCCATCGGCCTCGTGTTCGCCAGGGGGGCCGGGATCGGCGACTTCGAACTGCTGGCGCCGGCCATCTACGTGCTGGCCGTGCTCACCACCTTCACCATGCTCCAGCGCATCTTCCACGTGCGCTCCGAGCTCCTGAAAGCCGACGCGGCGTAACCGAACTGCCCTCAGGCCGTAGGATCCCTTCGGGGGGAGAACCCGACGTGCTGAGCTTTTAGGCCGCTGAGCAGGCGATCCGTGCCGCCGCGGCATCTGTCATATCCAGGAGGAACTTCTTGAGCACACACCCCACCAACGGCGCGGCGCGCTACCAGAGCGAGAAGGTGCGCGTGGCCATCGTCGGCGTTGGCAACTGCGCCTCGGCCTTCGTCCAGGGCGTCGAGTACTACAAGGACGCCGATCCGGACGAGTCCGTCCCGGGCCTCATGCACGTTGACCTCGGCGGCTACCACGTCTCGGACATCGAGTTCACGGCCGCCTTCGACGTGGACGCCGACAAGGTCGGCAAGGACCTGTCCGAGGCCATCTGGGCCGGCCAGAACAACACGATCAAGTTCGCCGACGTGCCCACGCTCGGCGTGCCGGTGCAGCGGGGCATGACGCACGACGGCCTCGGCAAGTACCTCAAGCAGAAGATCACCAAGGCGCCGGGCGAGACCGCCGACATCGTCGAGATCCTGAAGGAGACCAAGACCGACGTCGTCGTCTCCTACCTCCCCGTGGGCTCCGAGCAGGCCACCAAGTGGTACGTGGAGCAGGTGCTCGAGGCCGGCTGCGGCTTCGTGAACTGCATCCCGGTCTTCATCGCGCGTGAGGACTACTGGGGCAAGCGCTTCGAGAAGGCGGGCCTGCCGATCGTGGGCGACGACATCAAGTCGCAGGTGGGCGCCACCATCGTCCACCGCCAGCTTGCCCGCCTGTTCGGCGACCGCGGCGTGAAGATGATGCGCACGTCGCAGCTCAACGTGGGCGGCAACATGGACTTCTACAACATGCTCGAGCGCGAGCGGCTGGAGTCCAAGAAGATCAGCAAGACCAACGCGGTCACCTCGATCATGGATCACGAGCTGCCGGCCGACGACGTGTACATCGGCCCGTCGGACTACGTGCCGTGGCTCACCGACCGCAAGTGGGCGCACATCCGCGTGGAGGGCCAGGCCTTCGGCGACGTGCCGCTCAACCTCGAGCTCAAGCTCGAGGTGTGGGACTCGCCCAACTCGGCCGGCATCGTGATCGACGCCACCCGCTGCTGCAAGCTGGCGCTCAACCGCGGCATCGGCGGCGCGCTCGAGGGTCCGAGCTCGTACCTGATGAAGTCCCCGCCCGTGCAGGTCCACGATTCGGTCGCGCGGGATAACACCGAGAAGTTCATCGCCGAGCACGGCGGCGCGCCGAAGCTGCCGGGCGCGGCCAAGGTGAAGGCCAAGCAGAAGGCGTAACAGCCTTCGCTCGGCGAATCGTCCAGCGGGCGGCCTGCGGGCCGCCCGCTCACGTTGGTGCCCGGCCGGCCGTGCTCTCGTATCCTCCCGCCGTGCCCGCGGAGCGCTTCTCCATCGCCCAGGTCACCCCCTATGCCTGGGAGCAGCACCACGAGGTCAACCGCTTCGTCGAGCGCCTCGCCGACGAGCTGTGCGCTCGCGGCCACCGTGTCGTGGTGGTGGCGCCGTCGGAGTCGCGGGCGCTCGTGCGCAGCTCGCGCGCCGCGATCAAGCGCGCCGGGCGCGACCCGGACGCCGTGTTCGCCGGCCCGGGCTGCGCCAACGTGCTCGGCGTGGGCCAGAGCATCGCGCGCCGGGGGCGCTCGGCCACGCTGCCGCTCGACGTGTCGCGGACGATCGAGGACCTGCTCGACCGAGCGGAGCTCGACTTCGTGCACGTGCACGAGCCGTTCGCGCCGTCCGCGGCGTCCGCGGCGCTGCGCCACTCGCGCGCGCTGAACGTGGGCACCTTCCACGCCACCACCGAGCGCGTCCTGTCCACCCAGGTGGCGCGGCGGGTGGTGGAGCTCTTCTTCGGGCGCCTCGACGGCCGCACGGCCAGCTTCGCTTGCACCCGCGACCTCGTCGGGCGCTTCTTCCCCGGCGACTACCGTGTCATCCGCCCGGGCGCCGACCTGGTGGAGCGCCCCGCGCGCGGCGGCACCGTGGAGATCGTCTACTCGGCCGAGGAGGAGCGCTCGGCGCTGCGGCTGTTCCTGCGCGGCCTGCGCCGCCTGCCGCGCGATCTGGACTGGCGGGCCACCGTCTGGTCGCGCCACCCCGCCGAGCCCGCGGTGCCGCTCAGCAAGGCGCTGCGCGAGCGCGTGCGGTTCGCCGGCCCGGCCGACGGGTCGGAGGCCCAGCACCTGGCCGCGGCCGACATCGCGGTGGCGGCCTCGATGGGCGCCGCGCCCGCGCCGCACATGCTGCTGCGCGCGCAGGCCGGCGGCGCCGTGCCGGTGGCGTCGCGGCTCCCTGCCTACGAGGAGGCGGTGGGCGACGGCGAGCGCGGGCTGCTGTTCGAGCCGCGTGATGCGGTGACGCTCGGAGCCCAGCTCGAGCGGCTCGTGACGGACGCCGACCTGCGCGAGCGCTTCCACCGCCGCACGCTCGACGAGCACGCGGGCCTGTCCTGGTCGCGGGTGGCGGACGAGTTCGAGGCGCTGTACGGGGAGATCGCCGCGCGCCGCCACGACGCCGGCGGGAACGGCGCGCTGCGCAAGCGGGTTGCCGGCCGCGACTTCATCCACGTGGACCTGCACATGCACACGAACCACTCGCACGACTGCGCGACGCCGGTTGAGGTACTGCTCGACACGGCCAAGGCGAGCGGCTTGGGCGCGATCGCGATCACCGACCACAACGAGGTCTCGGGGGCGCTCGAGGCGCGCGAGCGCGCCGACGGGATCAAGGTGATCGTGGCCGAGGAGGTGAAGACCGCCGACCAGGGCGAGGTCATCGGCCTTTTCATCGAGGAGAAGATCCCGCGCGGCCTGACACTGGCGGAGACGATCGCCGAGATCCGCCGCCAGGGCGGGCTCGTGTACGTGCCGCACCCGTTCGACCGCATGCACGCGGTGCCGGACTACGAGCACCTGCTCGAGGTGGTGGAGGACATCGACGCCATCGAGGTGTTCAACCCGCGCGTCGCCTTCGCCGCCTTCAACGAGGAGGCGGCGCGCTTCGCGGCCAAGTACCGCATCGTCGCCGGCGCCGGCTCGGACAGCCACGTGGCCCAGGGGCTCGGCTCGGTGAAGATCCGGATGCGCGACTTCGACGGCCCGGACGAGTTCCTCGCCTCCCTGCGCGACGCGGACATCATCCGCAAGCGCCAGAGCCTGCTCTACGTGCAGGCGCTGAAGTTCCTCCAGACCACCGCGAACCCCGCCCACGCCCGCAGGAAGCGTTCCAGGACAGGCAAGACGTGATGCAGCGCAAAGGAGCGCCGCCCGACCCGTCAAAACCAACCGCGGTGCCCGCGACCGACGACGAGATCAGGGAGAAGTACCTCGAGCGGGCGATCCGTGAGCTCAACGGGCTCACGCATGACGTGCAGTCCTGCGACCACTGTCCGCGCGGCAACGTCATGCCGGTGCTCGGATCGGGCCACCCGCAGGCCGACGTGTTCCTGCTCAAGTACGCGCCGCGGCCCGCGGAGATCGAGGAGGGCGTGGCCTTCTACGGCCGCGCCGGCGGCGCCCTGATGAAGAGCTTCAAGCGGCTCTCGATCGACCCACTGGCGGTGTACGGCACGGTGTTCGTCAAGTGCCCCGTGCCGGACACCGAGATGTCGGCGCCCGAGTGCCGGGCGCGCGTTCTGGACGAGCTGGCGATCGTGGCGCCGCGGATCGTGGTGGTCATGGGCGAGGAGGCGCGGGTCGAGCTCAACGACCTGGCTGTGCCCCTGGCGCGCGAGCTCGAGGACAGCCCGGGCGAGGTCCAGCGGCTCACGCCGTCGTGCGACGCCCTCTTCGCACCCGACATCGACGCCTCGCTGGACGACGAGCCCTCAAAGCGCGCCTTCTGGAGCGCCTTCCGCGCGCTCGGCGACTGGTACGCCGAGCTGCCGCCCTACTGAGCCGCCGCGCGCTCGGCGTGCTCGCGGCTGGGGTGGAAGCTCCATGAGGCGATGAGCCCGCCGTCGACTCGCACCACGACGTGCCAGGCGAACGACATGTCGCGGCCGCGCGTCCTTCCGCTGGCGATCGCGGCGTGGCTGCTGCTCTCCACCTCGTCCGCGGCTGCGTAGCTCCCCGGGAAGCGCCGCTCGATCTCGGCGAGCCAGCGCCGGATGCCCTCCTCGCCCCGATAAGCCTCCCCCGTGAGCGCCGCTACGACCGGGCGGAACTCCACATCGGGGGTGCAGATTGCGGCGAGCGCGGCCGCGTCGCGGCGATTGGCCGCCTCCAGCAGCGACTGCAGGAGTTCCTCGCTCCGTTGCGGCACGCAGCGCATCTTTTCAGCCACGCGCTCCGCGGGTATGGTCGGGATGAGCGAACGAAGGAGATCTCCATGAAGGTGCTCGTCGTCGCCAACCGCACAGCGGAGTCCGATGAGCTGCTCGATGCGCTCACCCGGCGCGCGGCCGAGGAGGGACAGGTCTCGTTCACGCTGCTCGTTCCCGCCACGCCGCATGGCGTGGCCTGGGCGGCCGACATGCACTCGGGCTCCACGGAGGCGGAGGAGCACATGCGCCGCGCGGTGGAGCGGCTGCGCGCGGCCGGGCTCGACGTGGACGGGAAGGTGGGCGACCCCGA is from Thermoleophilaceae bacterium and encodes:
- a CDS encoding glycosyltransferase; amino-acid sequence: MPAERFSIAQVTPYAWEQHHEVNRFVERLADELCARGHRVVVVAPSESRALVRSSRAAIKRAGRDPDAVFAGPGCANVLGVGQSIARRGRSATLPLDVSRTIEDLLDRAELDFVHVHEPFAPSAASAALRHSRALNVGTFHATTERVLSTQVARRVVELFFGRLDGRTASFACTRDLVGRFFPGDYRVIRPGADLVERPARGGTVEIVYSAEEERSALRLFLRGLRRLPRDLDWRATVWSRHPAEPAVPLSKALRERVRFAGPADGSEAQHLAAADIAVAASMGAAPAPHMLLRAQAGGAVPVASRLPAYEEAVGDGERGLLFEPRDAVTLGAQLERLVTDADLRERFHRRTLDEHAGLSWSRVADEFEALYGEIAARRHDAGGNGALRKRVAGRDFIHVDLHMHTNHSHDCATPVEVLLDTAKASGLGAIAITDHNEVSGALEARERADGIKVIVAEEVKTADQGEVIGLFIEEKIPRGLTLAETIAEIRRQGGLVYVPHPFDRMHAVPDYEHLLEVVEDIDAIEVFNPRVAFAAFNEEAARFAAKYRIVAGAGSDSHVAQGLGSVKIRMRDFDGPDEFLASLRDADIIRKRQSLLYVQALKFLQTTANPAHARRKRSRTGKT
- a CDS encoding inositol-3-phosphate synthase, whose translation is MSTHPTNGAARYQSEKVRVAIVGVGNCASAFVQGVEYYKDADPDESVPGLMHVDLGGYHVSDIEFTAAFDVDADKVGKDLSEAIWAGQNNTIKFADVPTLGVPVQRGMTHDGLGKYLKQKITKAPGETADIVEILKETKTDVVVSYLPVGSEQATKWYVEQVLEAGCGFVNCIPVFIAREDYWGKRFEKAGLPIVGDDIKSQVGATIVHRQLARLFGDRGVKMMRTSQLNVGGNMDFYNMLERERLESKKISKTNAVTSIMDHELPADDVYIGPSDYVPWLTDRKWAHIRVEGQAFGDVPLNLELKLEVWDSPNSAGIVIDATRCCKLALNRGIGGALEGPSSYLMKSPPVQVHDSVARDNTEKFIAEHGGAPKLPGAAKVKAKQKA
- a CDS encoding phosphatase PAP2 family protein, whose amino-acid sequence is MNRAWYWSSRWLPQGWFDALRQLALFAGAYYLYRIVRGFTDGSADVAFDNARDLVAIERNMGLFFEPGLQDWVQAHATVLLDGANWMYVNSHFVVTTTFLIWLYLFRNESYYYVRNLFMIAMGLALVGYLVYPTAPPRFLPEWGFEDSVAAFVGEETASSAGVLYNPYAAVPSMHVAFALMIAIPAIQLVRSAALKAAWATYPLIVTFVVVVTANHFWLDAALGVAVAAVSAWAASAALARARPHAWAWRTQVQAEASA
- a CDS encoding nuclear transport factor 2 family protein encodes the protein MPQRSEELLQSLLEAANRRDAAALAAICTPDVEFRPVVAALTGEAYRGEEGIRRWLAEIERRFPGSYAAADEVESSSHAAIASGRTRGRDMSFAWHVVVRVDGGLIASWSFHPSREHAERAAAQ
- a CDS encoding uracil-DNA glycosylase family protein; this encodes MPATDDEIREKYLERAIRELNGLTHDVQSCDHCPRGNVMPVLGSGHPQADVFLLKYAPRPAEIEEGVAFYGRAGGALMKSFKRLSIDPLAVYGTVFVKCPVPDTEMSAPECRARVLDELAIVAPRIVVVMGEEARVELNDLAVPLARELEDSPGEVQRLTPSCDALFAPDIDASLDDEPSKRAFWSAFRALGDWYAELPPY
- a CDS encoding CDP-alcohol phosphatidyltransferase family protein — protein: MTEPAQEPASQSGAGRRPRGGGRKPGEMRALARNRLIESRLTPNAISMTGLVLNVVAAVLITQRLFFLAGIAFIVGSVCDTLDGRYSRMSGKGTPFGAFLDSTLDRVEEGIVLVAVAAYFAAVKQDDFAVAAVVVTVLGSLMVSYTRARAEALGVECKVGVATRAVRVVILSIGLVFARGAGIGDFELLAPAIYVLAVLTTFTMLQRIFHVRSELLKADAA